A region from the Alnus glutinosa chromosome 5, dhAlnGlut1.1, whole genome shotgun sequence genome encodes:
- the LOC133869906 gene encoding MADS-box protein FBP24-like: MGRRKVPLSRIENLSTRQVTFAKRRKGLFKKTHELSVLCDAQIGLIIFSSTGKLFQYCTEPSSMEHIIRMYQNASGTQNPANNDQLEAIHGELRMMQKETLNLQSSLQRFTGEDLSSIKFEDLDELEKQLECSLNKVRARKFELLQQQMDDLQMKKKMLQDENDQIYLLIKENEAAWDQHQQVAIVPNTEEHRGVLEQFPFSGEEQPSSVLQLATMPSVFNPYHLLPAQPNLQDLSLQQPQLW; this comes from the exons ATGGGGCGGAGAAAGGTGCCACTCTCAAGAATAGAAAACCTAAGCACAAGGCAAGTAACCTTTGCGAAACGCCGGAAAGGGCTGTTTAAGAAGACCCATGAACTTTCTGTTCTGTGTGATGCCCAGATTGGCCTCATCATCTTCTCAAGCACTGGAAAGCTGTTCCAGTACTGCACTGAGCCATCCAG CATGGAGCATATCATAAGAATGTATCAGAATGCATCAGGGACTCAAAATCCAGCAAACAATGACCAGCTG GAAGCCATTCATGGGGAATTGAGAATGATGCAAAAAGAAACCCTGAATCTTCAGTCGAGTTTGCAACGCTTCACTGGTGAGGACTTGAGTTCCATTAAATTTGAGGATTTAGATGAACTTGAGAAGCAGCTCGAATGCTCACTCAATAAGGTTCGAGCAAGGAAG TTTGAGCTCTTACAACAGCAGATGGATGATCTTCAAATGAAG AAGAAAATGCTGCAGGACGAAAATGATCAAATATACCTTCTG ATCAAGGAGAATGAGGCAGCATGGGATCAGCATCAGCAAGTGGCTATAGTTCCAAACACTGAGGAGCATAGAGGTGTACTTGAACAATTCCCATTCTCTGGGGAAGAGCAACCCAGTAGTGTCCTTCAGCTGGCGACCATGCCTTCAGTTTTTAACCCATACCATCTCCTGCCTGCTCAACCCAACCTTCAAGATCTCAGTCTCCAGCAACCCCAACTATGGTAG